A single region of the Pseudomonas sp. PDM14 genome encodes:
- a CDS encoding acyl-CoA dehydrogenase has product MDFAYSPKVQELRERVTAFMDTHVYPAEAVFEQQVNEGDRWQPTAIMEELKNKAKAEGLWNLFLPESEYGAGLTNMEYAPLAEIMGRSLMGSEPFNCSAPDTGNMETLVRYASEAQKKQWLEPLLSGEIRSAFAMTEPGVASSDATNMQANAVRDGDEWVINGRKWWTSGACDPRCKIMIFMGLTNPDAPRHQQHSMILVPTDAPGVTILRPLPVFGYDDAPHGHAEVLFENVRVPYENVLLGEGRGFEIAQGRLGPGRIHHCMRSIGMAERALELMCKRAASRTAFGKPLARLGGNIDHIANSRIEINQARLLTLNAAYMMDTVGNKVAQSEIAQIKVVAPNVALNVIDRAIQIHGGAGVSNDTPLAYFWAMQRTLRLADGPDEVHRMAIGKFEIGKYVPRDAMKASR; this is encoded by the coding sequence ATGGATTTCGCCTACTCCCCCAAAGTCCAGGAACTGCGTGAACGCGTTACCGCATTCATGGATACCCATGTCTATCCGGCCGAAGCGGTGTTCGAGCAGCAGGTCAACGAAGGCGATCGCTGGCAGCCGACCGCGATCATGGAAGAGCTGAAGAACAAGGCCAAAGCCGAAGGCCTGTGGAACCTGTTCCTGCCGGAATCCGAGTACGGCGCCGGCCTGACCAACATGGAATACGCGCCGCTGGCCGAAATCATGGGCCGCTCGCTGATGGGCTCCGAGCCGTTCAACTGCTCCGCACCGGACACCGGCAACATGGAGACCCTGGTGCGCTACGCCAGCGAAGCGCAGAAGAAGCAATGGCTGGAGCCGCTGCTCAGCGGTGAAATCCGCTCCGCCTTCGCCATGACCGAGCCGGGCGTGGCATCAAGCGACGCCACCAACATGCAGGCCAACGCCGTGCGTGACGGTGACGAGTGGGTGATCAACGGCCGCAAGTGGTGGACCTCCGGCGCCTGCGACCCGCGCTGCAAGATCATGATCTTCATGGGCCTGACCAACCCGGATGCGCCGCGTCACCAGCAGCACTCGATGATTCTGGTGCCGACCGACGCCCCCGGCGTGACCATTCTGCGTCCGCTGCCAGTGTTCGGTTACGACGATGCGCCGCACGGCCACGCCGAAGTGCTGTTCGAGAACGTGCGCGTACCTTACGAAAACGTGCTGCTGGGTGAGGGCCGCGGTTTCGAGATCGCCCAGGGTCGCCTCGGCCCAGGCCGTATCCACCACTGCATGCGCTCCATCGGCATGGCCGAGCGCGCCCTGGAACTGATGTGCAAGCGTGCCGCCAGCCGTACCGCGTTCGGCAAGCCGCTGGCCCGTCTGGGCGGCAACATCGACCACATCGCCAACTCGCGCATCGAGATCAACCAGGCGCGCCTGCTGACCCTCAACGCCGCGTACATGATGGACACCGTGGGCAACAAGGTGGCGCAGAGCGAGATCGCGCAGATCAAGGTGGTCGCCCCGAACGTCGCGCTCAACGTCATCGACCGCGCCATCCAGATCCACGGCGGCGCCGGTGTTTCCAACGACACCCCGCTGGCCTACTTCTGGGCGATGCAGCGCACCCTGCGCCTGGCCGACGGCCCGGACGAAGTGCACCGCATGGCGATCGGCAAGTTCGAGATCGGCAAGTACGTACCACGTGACGCGATGAAAGCCAGCCGCTGA
- a CDS encoding LysR family transcriptional regulator — MNLSKVDLNLFIVFDAIYTEANLTRAGQIVGITQPAVSNALSRLRETFNDPLFVRTAQGMVPTPMAQNIIGPVRNALQLLRVSVQESRSFNPLQANKTYRISMTDLTETVILPPLFQRLRRMAPAVQIESFLSKRRETTKELAAGRLDFAVDAPLNTDPQVRHVKLMEDRYVCAMRTGHPLAKDKISLDEYLGLTHIQISSRRSGLGYVDLSLGKMGLQRKVALRSQHYLMASTVLQNTDMAMTVPERFARRHGLHFVQLPVNDVPSLETHLYWHESTDQDPANRWMREQIIEICQQVSAQEKKAEQAS; from the coding sequence ATGAATCTGAGCAAGGTTGACCTCAATCTCTTCATCGTCTTCGATGCGATCTACACCGAAGCCAACCTGACCCGCGCCGGGCAGATCGTCGGCATTACCCAGCCTGCGGTATCCAACGCCCTCTCGCGCCTGCGTGAAACCTTCAACGACCCGCTCTTCGTGCGCACCGCTCAAGGCATGGTGCCGACGCCCATGGCGCAGAACATCATCGGCCCGGTGCGCAACGCCTTGCAGCTGCTGCGCGTGTCGGTGCAGGAAAGCCGCAGCTTCAACCCGCTGCAGGCGAACAAGACCTACCGCATCAGCATGACCGACCTTACCGAGACGGTGATCCTGCCGCCGCTGTTCCAGCGTCTGCGGCGCATGGCGCCGGCGGTGCAGATCGAGAGCTTTCTCTCCAAACGCCGCGAGACCACCAAGGAGCTGGCCGCCGGGCGCCTGGACTTCGCCGTCGACGCGCCGCTCAACACCGACCCGCAGGTGCGCCACGTCAAGCTGATGGAAGACCGCTATGTCTGCGCCATGCGCACCGGTCACCCGTTGGCCAAGGACAAGATCAGCCTCGACGAATACCTCGGCCTGACCCACATCCAGATCTCCAGCCGCCGCAGTGGCCTCGGCTACGTCGACCTGTCGCTCGGCAAGATGGGCCTGCAACGCAAGGTGGCGCTGCGTTCGCAGCATTACCTGATGGCCTCCACCGTGCTGCAGAACACCGACATGGCGATGACCGTGCCCGAGCGCTTCGCCCGCCGCCACGGTCTGCATTTCGTGCAACTGCCGGTGAACGATGTGCCTTCTCTGGAAACCCATCTGTACTGGCACGAAAGCACCGACCAGGACCCCGCCAACCGCTGGATGCGCGAGCAGATCATCGAAATCTGCCAGCAGGTCAGCGCCCAGGAGAAGAAGGCCGAACAGGCCTCCTGA
- a CDS encoding superoxide dismutase, with protein sequence MAATLTALLSGTAFAAPFSLPPLPYANDALEPAIDAQTMEIHHDKHHKAYVDNVNAKVAEFPELGKQPIEKILASITQYDTAVRNNAGGHYNHSLFWTTLAPVGKGGEPDAKLAAQIKKDFGSHSAFTEQFTKAASTNFGSGWTWLIKRSDGSLAIVATANQDNPLMDTEKTRGTPLLGLDTWEHAYYLKYQNKRPDYIKAWWTVVNWKEVNRRFAE encoded by the coding sequence ATGGCCGCCACCCTCACCGCCCTGCTCTCCGGCACTGCCTTCGCTGCGCCCTTCAGCCTGCCGCCATTGCCCTACGCGAACGATGCACTGGAGCCGGCAATCGACGCGCAGACCATGGAAATCCACCACGACAAGCACCACAAGGCGTACGTCGACAACGTCAACGCCAAGGTCGCCGAATTCCCCGAATTGGGCAAACAACCGATCGAGAAGATCCTCGCCTCCATCACCCAGTACGACACCGCGGTGCGCAACAACGCTGGCGGCCACTACAACCACAGCCTGTTCTGGACCACCCTGGCGCCAGTCGGCAAAGGGGGTGAACCGGACGCCAAGCTGGCCGCGCAGATCAAGAAGGACTTCGGCTCGCACAGCGCCTTCACCGAACAGTTCACCAAGGCCGCGAGCACCAACTTCGGCTCTGGTTGGACCTGGCTGATCAAGCGCAGCGATGGCTCGCTGGCCATCGTCGCCACCGCGAATCAGGACAACCCGCTGATGGATACCGAGAAGACCCGCGGCACCCCGCTGCTGGGCCTGGATACCTGGGAACACGCCTACTACCTGAAGTACCAGAACAAACGCCCGGACTACATCAAGGCCTGGTGGACGGTGGTCAACTGGAAGGAAGTGAACCGCCGTTTCGCCGAGTGA
- the xthA gene encoding exodeoxyribonuclease III encodes MKIVSFNINGLRARLHQLAALIEKHQPDVIGLQETKVSDEQFPEAEIRQLGYHVHYHGQKGHYGVALLSRQAPLELHKGFPGDTEESQRRFIYGTYADEHGNPVTVMNGYFPQGESRDHPVKFPAKQRFYADLQTLLTTRFRPDQPLVVMGDINISPEDCDIGIGEPNRLRWLKTGKCSFLPEEREWLATLKSWGLVDTFRLHNPTINDRFSWFDYRSRGFEDEPKRGLRIDVILASAPLQSRIKDTGIDYDLRGMEKPSDHAPIWLELS; translated from the coding sequence ATGAAGATCGTTTCCTTCAACATCAACGGCCTGCGCGCCCGTCTTCATCAGCTCGCGGCACTGATCGAAAAGCACCAGCCGGACGTGATCGGCCTGCAGGAAACCAAAGTCTCCGACGAGCAGTTCCCGGAAGCGGAAATCCGCCAGCTTGGCTATCACGTGCACTACCACGGGCAGAAAGGCCACTACGGCGTCGCCCTGCTTTCGCGCCAGGCGCCGCTGGAGCTGCACAAGGGTTTTCCCGGTGACACCGAGGAATCCCAGCGTCGCTTCATCTATGGCACCTACGCCGACGAGCACGGCAACCCGGTAACCGTGATGAACGGCTATTTCCCCCAGGGCGAAAGCCGCGACCACCCCGTCAAGTTCCCGGCCAAGCAGCGTTTCTATGCCGACCTGCAGACCCTGCTGACCACCCGCTTCCGGCCCGACCAGCCACTGGTGGTGATGGGCGACATCAATATCTCCCCGGAAGACTGTGACATCGGCATCGGCGAACCCAATCGCCTGCGCTGGCTGAAAACCGGCAAGTGCAGCTTCCTGCCGGAAGAGCGCGAGTGGCTGGCCACGCTGAAGAGCTGGGGCCTGGTCGACACCTTCCGTCTGCACAATCCGACGATCAACGACCGCTTCAGCTGGTTCGACTACCGCAGCCGCGGCTTCGAGGACGAGCCCAAGCGCGGCCTGCGCATCGACGTGATCCTGGCCAGCGCACCGCTGCAGAGCCGGATCAAGGACACCGGCATCGACTATGACCTGCGCGGCATGGAAAAGCCTTCCGACCACGCGCCGATCTGGCTTGAGCTGAGCTGA
- a CDS encoding substrate-binding domain-containing protein has translation MSRALPVNDRQTWGHAYAWLVLGFICYALPWSVFAAQPVDVLRIQGSNTIGAKLGPALVKGLFEAQGMRDIRIEKSGVENEQQVLAENADGQLIRVAVAAHGSGTGFTALQDGSAELAASSRPIKDGEVQALSSLGDMRGQAAEQVIAIDGLAIILNPNNPLDALSTEQLAAIFAGEIKTWESIGGKGGAITLYARDDKSGTYDTFKELVLASHGKSLAAGAKRFESSDQLSDGVSQDPSGIGFIGLPYVRQSKAVAIADGQSQPMYPSTTLIATEDYPLSRRLFLYNAPQQTSNNSWTKALIDFAHSPRGQAIVESSGFIAQTVQATKVSANTQMPSNYRELSEQAQRLSVNFRFQENSATLDNKALRDIERVSDYLKSHDKLQHKVVLVGFGDVKNDPARAALLSKLRAMAVRRELSKAGVIFRDITGLGEQLPVAANSADEGRMKNRRVEVWVY, from the coding sequence ATGTCGCGCGCCCTGCCTGTTAACGATCGGCAAACCTGGGGTCATGCCTACGCATGGCTCGTCCTCGGCTTCATCTGCTACGCCTTGCCCTGGTCGGTATTCGCCGCCCAACCGGTGGATGTACTGCGCATCCAGGGCTCCAACACCATCGGCGCAAAACTCGGCCCGGCGCTGGTCAAGGGCCTGTTCGAGGCTCAGGGGATGCGCGACATCCGTATCGAGAAAAGCGGCGTGGAGAACGAGCAGCAGGTACTGGCCGAGAACGCCGACGGTCAGCTGATTCGCGTGGCCGTGGCCGCGCATGGTTCGGGCACCGGTTTCACCGCGCTGCAGGATGGCAGCGCCGAACTCGCCGCCTCCTCGCGGCCGATCAAGGATGGCGAAGTGCAGGCGCTGAGCAGCCTTGGCGACATGCGCGGCCAGGCCGCCGAGCAGGTCATCGCCATCGACGGCCTGGCGATCATCCTCAACCCGAACAACCCGCTCGATGCCCTCAGCACCGAACAGCTGGCAGCGATCTTCGCCGGCGAGATCAAGACCTGGGAGTCGATCGGCGGCAAGGGCGGCGCCATCACCCTGTATGCCCGCGACGACAAGTCCGGCACCTATGACACCTTCAAGGAACTGGTACTGGCCAGCCACGGCAAGAGCCTGGCCGCCGGCGCCAAGCGTTTCGAGTCCAGCGACCAGCTCTCCGACGGCGTCAGCCAGGACCCTAGCGGCATCGGCTTCATCGGCCTGCCCTATGTGCGCCAGAGCAAGGCCGTGGCCATCGCCGACGGCCAGTCGCAACCGATGTACCCGAGCACCACGCTGATCGCCACCGAAGACTATCCGCTGTCGCGCCGCCTGTTCCTCTACAACGCGCCGCAGCAGACCAGCAACAACAGCTGGACCAAGGCGCTGATCGATTTCGCCCACAGCCCGCGCGGCCAGGCCATCGTCGAGAGCTCCGGCTTCATCGCCCAGACCGTGCAGGCGACCAAGGTCTCGGCCAACACGCAGATGCCGAGCAACTACCGCGAGCTGAGCGAACAGGCGCAGCGCCTGTCGGTGAACTTCCGCTTCCAGGAAAACAGCGCCACGCTGGACAACAAGGCGCTGCGCGATATCGAGCGGGTCAGCGACTACCTGAAGAGCCACGACAAGCTGCAGCACAAGGTGGTGCTGGTCGGCTTCGGTGATGTGAAGAACGACCCGGCCCGCGCGGCCCTGCTGTCGAAACTGCGCGCCATGGCCGTGCGCCGCGAGCTGTCCAAGGCCGGGGTGATCTTCCGCGACATCACCGGGCTCGGCGAGCAGTTGCCGGTCGCCGCCAACTCCGCCGATGAAGGACGGATGAAGAATCGCCGGGTCGAAGTGTGGGTCTACTGA
- a CDS encoding TerC family protein translates to MHELLEFLTSPLLGTATWLWLSFLAVVVALLVFDLGVLHRDQHEIGMRESLLLYSGYFSVGLLFGVWVWFELGAQSALEFYTGFLVEQSLSMDNVFVMAMIFGFFSIPRRYQHRVLFWGIIGVIVLRAIMIGLGTALVQQFDWILYVFGAFLLLTGVKMMFSSPDAHTDLAQNRVLLFLRRHIRMTDELHGGQFFVRKESSSGKVLLYATPLFLALVLIELADLVFAVDSVPAVFSITQDPFIVYTSNIFAILGLRSLYFALAAMMHRFVYLKYALALVLIFIGGKIFLHGFIGKIPALLSLGVTFGLLVGGVLLSLLKTRNEPTQDPGQQP, encoded by the coding sequence ATGCACGAATTGCTCGAATTTCTCACGTCCCCCCTGCTCGGCACCGCCACCTGGCTGTGGCTGAGTTTCCTTGCCGTGGTCGTCGCCCTGCTGGTGTTCGACCTCGGCGTACTGCACCGCGACCAGCATGAAATCGGCATGCGCGAGAGCCTGCTGCTGTACAGCGGCTACTTCAGCGTCGGCCTGTTGTTCGGCGTGTGGGTCTGGTTCGAACTGGGCGCGCAGAGCGCACTGGAGTTCTACACCGGCTTCCTGGTCGAGCAGTCGCTGTCGATGGACAACGTGTTTGTCATGGCGATGATCTTCGGTTTCTTTTCCATCCCCCGGCGCTACCAGCACCGCGTGCTGTTCTGGGGCATCATCGGGGTGATCGTGCTGCGCGCGATCATGATCGGCCTGGGCACGGCCCTGGTGCAGCAGTTCGACTGGATCCTCTACGTGTTCGGCGCCTTCCTCCTGCTCACCGGGGTGAAGATGATGTTCAGCAGCCCGGACGCCCATACAGACCTGGCGCAGAACCGCGTGCTGTTGTTTTTGCGACGGCACATCCGCATGACCGACGAGCTGCATGGCGGCCAGTTCTTCGTGCGCAAGGAGTCGTCGTCGGGCAAGGTGCTGCTGTATGCCACGCCGTTGTTCCTGGCGCTGGTGCTGATCGAGCTGGCCGATCTGGTGTTCGCCGTGGACAGCGTGCCGGCGGTGTTCTCCATCACCCAGGACCCGTTCATCGTCTACACCTCGAACATCTTCGCCATCCTCGGCCTGCGTTCGCTGTACTTCGCCCTGGCGGCGATGATGCACCGCTTCGTCTACCTCAAGTACGCCCTGGCCCTGGTGCTGATCTTCATCGGCGGCAAGATTTTCCTGCATGGTTTCATCGGCAAGATTCCCGCGCTGCTTTCCCTTGGCGTAACCTTCGGCCTGCTGGTGGGCGGTGTGTTGCTGTCGTTGTTGAAAACGCGCAACGAGCCCACGCAGGACCCAGGGCAACAGCCATGA
- a CDS encoding GNAT family N-acetyltransferase: MPNRPAEVRLLDHGYSREARSLLYHAYRHDPTFAYLFESERPGFDQRVRATVRELVHQHFLEDLPAIGLLIDERLVGIALIAPPQRRLGITESWGWRLRMLMTTGFRCTKRYLEYHDAVLACLPPGPYHVLPLIGVHPKFQGQRLGEQLLGALHDWCAEDAGSQGVVLDTGNPHYLEFYKRQGYEEVGEVALGSVVEHVFFHPNPQATVRDSA, from the coding sequence ATGCCCAATCGTCCCGCCGAAGTGCGCCTGCTCGATCACGGCTACAGCCGTGAGGCGCGTTCCCTGCTGTACCACGCCTACCGCCACGACCCGACCTTCGCCTACCTGTTCGAGAGTGAACGGCCCGGCTTCGACCAGCGTGTGCGCGCCACCGTGCGCGAGTTGGTTCACCAGCATTTTCTCGAAGACCTGCCGGCCATCGGCCTGCTGATCGACGAGCGCCTGGTCGGCATCGCCCTGATCGCACCGCCACAGCGGCGCCTGGGCATCACCGAGAGCTGGGGCTGGCGCCTGCGCATGCTGATGACCACCGGCTTCCGCTGCACCAAGCGCTACCTCGAATACCACGACGCCGTGCTCGCCTGCCTGCCGCCGGGGCCTTACCACGTGTTGCCACTGATCGGCGTGCACCCGAAGTTCCAGGGCCAGCGCCTCGGCGAACAGCTGCTCGGCGCACTGCACGACTGGTGCGCCGAGGACGCCGGTTCGCAGGGCGTGGTGCTCGACACCGGCAACCCGCATTACCTGGAATTCTACAAACGCCAGGGCTACGAGGAGGTCGGCGAAGTGGCCCTCGGCAGCGTTGTCGAGCACGTGTTCTTCCATCCCAATCCGCAGGCGACGGTGCGCGACAGCGCCTGA
- a CDS encoding autotransporter assembly complex protein TamA, with protein sequence MNFRYGLRGLLFLSLLSLSVVVQAKALLVVKVEPGNAALKANIEAYIGELGERDENALRNFRRSAEEQAAKAAQALGYYHAEIDSRVDLGRERQPRLTLQVRPGEPVHLRQVSVRIEGEAASLAVFKVPQSSLLRSGAQLNHGAYEDAKKLIENQALRYGFFAGRFQRQTLQIDPQAGLADIELVYASGPRYRFGAVTFQGDTPFDDELLERFVPFRSGAPYDADLVAKLNENLQRSGYFDLVRVDAQPLPEQAEVIPVSVELAAVKPRSFGLGLGYSTDVGPRARGNWTRPWVNAHGHSLGVETEVSTVRQNVGAWYQIPLDPPLTDSLRFSSAYQQEHLVDVESERLSLGALWQSQLANDWQRVVSLRWEQEVYDYGDDSPDGRSSFLMPGLSYNLLRSDSTLDPSRGYRLQGEVSAAKQGLLSDADMARFNAQAKGLYTLPGGHRFLGRVQVGGIATNDYDAIPPSLRFFAGGDQSVRGYDYQSLSPEDDQGNKVGGRYLMVASAEYQYPVAERWRVAAFVDRGNALDSPNDASKTGVGLGLRWVSPVGPIRLDLAHALDDDGGVRLHFSMGPEL encoded by the coding sequence ATGAATTTTCGCTATGGATTGCGCGGGCTCCTGTTCCTGAGCCTGCTTAGCCTGAGTGTCGTCGTTCAGGCGAAAGCCTTGCTGGTGGTCAAGGTCGAACCGGGCAATGCGGCCCTCAAAGCCAACATCGAGGCCTACATCGGTGAGCTCGGCGAGCGTGATGAAAATGCCTTGCGCAACTTCCGCCGCAGCGCCGAAGAACAGGCCGCCAAGGCCGCCCAGGCCCTGGGCTACTACCACGCCGAAATAGACAGCCGTGTCGACCTGGGCCGCGAGCGTCAGCCACGCCTGACTTTGCAGGTACGCCCTGGCGAGCCGGTGCACCTGCGTCAGGTCAGCGTGCGTATCGAAGGTGAAGCGGCCAGCCTCGCCGTCTTCAAGGTGCCGCAGAGCAGCCTGTTGCGCAGCGGCGCACAGCTCAATCACGGCGCCTACGAAGACGCCAAGAAACTCATCGAGAACCAGGCGTTGCGCTACGGCTTCTTCGCCGGGCGCTTCCAGCGTCAGACCCTGCAGATCGACCCGCAAGCCGGCCTGGCCGACATCGAGCTGGTGTACGCCAGCGGCCCGCGCTATCGCTTCGGCGCCGTGACATTTCAGGGCGATACGCCGTTCGACGATGAGCTGCTCGAGCGTTTCGTGCCGTTTCGCAGTGGTGCGCCGTACGACGCCGACCTAGTCGCCAAGCTCAACGAAAACCTGCAGCGCAGTGGCTACTTCGACCTGGTGCGGGTCGATGCCCAGCCGCTGCCCGAGCAGGCCGAGGTGATTCCCGTCAGCGTCGAACTGGCGGCGGTGAAACCGCGCAGCTTTGGCCTCGGCCTGGGCTATTCCACCGACGTTGGCCCGCGCGCGCGGGGCAACTGGACGCGGCCCTGGGTCAACGCCCACGGCCACAGCCTGGGCGTGGAAACCGAGGTGTCGACGGTGCGGCAGAACGTCGGCGCCTGGTACCAGATTCCGCTCGACCCACCGCTCACCGACAGCCTGCGGTTCAGCAGCGCCTACCAGCAGGAGCACCTGGTCGATGTCGAAAGCGAGCGCCTGAGCCTCGGCGCGCTATGGCAGAGCCAGCTGGCCAACGACTGGCAGCGCGTGGTGTCGCTGCGCTGGGAGCAGGAGGTCTACGACTACGGCGATGACAGCCCGGACGGGCGCAGCAGCTTCCTCATGCCCGGGCTGAGCTACAACCTGTTGCGTAGCGACTCAACCCTCGACCCCAGCCGTGGCTACCGCCTGCAGGGCGAGGTCAGCGCGGCCAAGCAGGGCTTGCTGTCCGACGCTGACATGGCGCGTTTCAATGCCCAGGCCAAGGGCCTGTACACCTTGCCCGGCGGCCATCGCTTCCTTGGCCGGGTGCAGGTCGGCGGTATCGCCACCAACGACTACGACGCCATCCCGCCGTCGCTGCGTTTCTTCGCCGGTGGCGACCAGAGCGTGCGCGGCTACGACTACCAGAGCCTGTCGCCGGAAGACGACCAGGGCAACAAGGTCGGCGGTCGCTACCTGATGGTCGCCAGCGCCGAGTACCAGTACCCGGTCGCCGAGCGCTGGCGCGTGGCCGCCTTCGTCGACCGCGGCAATGCCCTGGATTCGCCCAACGATGCCAGCAAGACCGGTGTCGGCCTGGGCCTGCGCTGGGTCTCGCCGGTGGGGCCGATTCGCCTCGACCTGGCCCATGCGCTGGATGACGACGGCGGCGTGCGCCTGCACTTCTCCATGGGGCCGGAACTGTGA